A single genomic interval of Streptomyces graminofaciens harbors:
- a CDS encoding pyroglutamyl peptidase — protein MALLASGGLASPATAAPTPLTVEEQRLDRAVPQEILRRSGFDTAAEEFARALGSAHSYAQAQRVVVRQGSALWQRAVARAQGRGPAGGDLSRDDDRPLYWARLGMTREVRGWEPEFGLGDAQRARLIGALERASRGQEDIRFPRGKGIKRILVTGFDPFTLDRDVRISNPSGATALALDGTVIETEDGPARIETAVFPVRWQDFADGVVERTLRPYLKEVDLFTTVSQGRVGRFDIERTNGAWRGGFPDNDTIGRTETVPVTDPATQPQWTSTTLPYEAIVGASTGRFPVYDNTSVTEIPAGGTEAVVRPEGPTAGSTARAGGGGNYLSNEIAYRATLLRDRLGLHDVLPGGHVHTPVLQFGTGNTDPATGAVTDPEFVRNRLDIVAQVRAIVAVAITSSIS, from the coding sequence GTGGCGCTATTGGCGAGCGGCGGACTCGCCTCACCCGCCACGGCCGCGCCGACACCCCTCACGGTCGAGGAGCAACGGCTCGACCGTGCCGTCCCCCAGGAGATCCTGCGCCGGTCCGGATTCGACACGGCGGCCGAGGAGTTCGCCCGGGCGCTCGGCTCGGCCCACTCGTACGCGCAGGCACAGCGCGTTGTCGTACGGCAGGGATCCGCGCTGTGGCAGCGGGCCGTCGCCCGGGCGCAGGGGCGGGGGCCGGCCGGTGGTGACCTCAGCAGGGACGACGACCGGCCGCTGTACTGGGCGCGGCTGGGGATGACGCGGGAAGTGCGGGGCTGGGAGCCGGAGTTCGGGCTGGGTGACGCCCAACGGGCCCGGCTGATCGGCGCGCTGGAGCGGGCGTCGCGCGGGCAGGAGGACATCCGGTTCCCGCGCGGCAAGGGGATCAAGCGGATCCTCGTCACCGGCTTCGACCCGTTCACGCTGGACCGGGACGTGCGGATCTCCAACCCGTCCGGGGCGACCGCGCTCGCGCTGGACGGCACGGTGATCGAGACCGAGGACGGCCCGGCGCGGATCGAGACCGCCGTCTTCCCGGTCCGCTGGCAGGACTTCGCGGACGGGGTGGTGGAGCGGACGCTGCGGCCGTATCTGAAGGAGGTCGATCTGTTCACCACCGTGAGCCAGGGGCGGGTCGGCCGCTTCGACATCGAGCGGACGAACGGCGCCTGGCGCGGCGGCTTCCCCGACAACGACACCATCGGGCGGACCGAGACCGTCCCGGTCACCGACCCCGCCACCCAGCCCCAGTGGACGTCCACGACCCTGCCGTACGAGGCGATCGTCGGCGCGAGCACCGGGCGCTTCCCGGTGTACGACAACACGAGCGTGACGGAGATACCGGCGGGCGGTACGGAGGCGGTCGTACGGCCCGAGGGGCCGACCGCCGGATCGACGGCCCGTGCCGGGGGCGGCGGGAACTACCTCTCCAACGAGATCGCCTACCGTGCCACGCTGCTGCGCGACCGCCTGGGGCTGCACGACGTACTGCCGGGCGGGCATGTGCACACGCCCGTGCTGCAGTTCGGGACGGGCAACACCGATCCGGCGACCGGGGCGGTGACGGACCCCGAGTTCGTACGGAACCGGCTGGACATCGTGGCGCAGGTGCGGGCGATCGTGGCCGTGGCGATCACCAGCTCGATTTCCTAG
- a CDS encoding EI24 domain-containing protein, with protein MRDLGVGFRYLVRGQRWVARHGKQYGFGLIPGLITLVLYLGALTALALWGPDFVAWATPFADGWSSPWLGLFRGLLTAVLFALALLLAVVTFTAVTLLIGQPFYENLSEKVDRDVSPDGSAPESGLPLWRELVISARDSLRIVMRAALWGVLLFGLGFVPFIGQTVVPVIGFVVTGFFLTEELTAVALQRRRVELRDRLALLRSRKTLVWGFGTPLGLAFLVPFVAVFLMPGAVAGATLMARDLLGEETADEDDEARPPVPGDMFRKPEVGA; from the coding sequence ATGCGCGATCTAGGGGTGGGTTTCAGGTACCTCGTGCGAGGCCAGCGCTGGGTGGCCCGGCACGGCAAGCAGTACGGCTTCGGGCTGATCCCCGGCCTGATCACACTCGTGCTGTACCTCGGCGCGCTGACCGCCCTCGCCCTCTGGGGGCCGGACTTCGTCGCCTGGGCCACCCCGTTCGCCGACGGGTGGTCCAGCCCCTGGCTGGGCCTCTTCCGCGGCCTCCTCACCGCCGTCCTCTTCGCCCTCGCCCTCCTCCTCGCGGTCGTCACCTTCACCGCCGTCACCCTCCTCATAGGCCAGCCCTTCTACGAGAACCTCTCCGAGAAGGTCGACCGGGACGTCTCGCCCGACGGCAGCGCCCCGGAGTCGGGCCTGCCGCTCTGGCGGGAGCTGGTGATCTCGGCCCGGGACAGCCTCCGTATCGTCATGCGGGCCGCCCTGTGGGGCGTACTGCTCTTCGGCCTCGGCTTCGTCCCGTTCATCGGGCAGACCGTCGTCCCGGTCATCGGTTTCGTCGTCACCGGGTTCTTCCTCACCGAGGAGCTGACCGCCGTCGCCCTGCAGCGCCGCCGCGTCGAACTCCGCGACCGGCTCGCCCTGCTGCGCTCCCGCAAGACGCTGGTCTGGGGCTTCGGAACGCCGCTCGGCCTGGCCTTCCTGGTGCCGTTCGTCGCGGTCTTCCTGATGCCCGGCGCGGTCGCTGGCGCCACCCTCATGGCCCGCGACCTCCTAGGCGAGGAGACGGCCGACGAGGACGACGAAGCCCGCCCTCCCGTCCCCGGCGACATGTTCCGCAAGCCGGAGGTCGGCGCTTGA
- a CDS encoding serine hydrolase domain-containing protein: MTQESRETALVHGTVADGFEAVREEFAAFVTGERADYEGQLTAYVHGRRVVDLWAGPDAEAGGDALYGLFSSTKGAAHLVVALLVQDGVLELDRQVAVYWPEFAAEGKGAITLRDVLAHRAGLVGLDAGFTPEEMADDRRIAERLAGQRPFWRPGTAFGYHALVIGALTGEVVRRVTGRTLQEVYEERVRAPYGLDLFLGLPEELEPRFRTVLPMIPTAEQQAAMDASPTGPHTLAAIAFNEHVPDPGGLTDFPNSRAVRANGQSSAGGVGSARGLAGMYAAAIGPVDGRPALLKPDTIGEVGQIHSVGRDLVAGAHKAYGLGFQATAENWYPFLGAGSFGHSGAGGSQGFADARSGLAYAYTRRRMAFPGGAAPENVGLVRAVHRAAPTVRRGG; encoded by the coding sequence ATGACGCAGGAGAGCCGGGAGACCGCCCTCGTGCACGGCACGGTCGCCGACGGCTTCGAGGCCGTACGCGAGGAGTTCGCGGCCTTCGTGACCGGTGAACGGGCCGACTACGAGGGGCAGTTGACCGCGTATGTGCACGGGCGGCGGGTGGTCGACCTGTGGGCCGGGCCGGACGCCGAGGCGGGCGGGGACGCGCTGTACGGCCTGTTCTCCTCCACCAAGGGGGCCGCCCATCTCGTGGTCGCGCTCCTCGTCCAGGACGGGGTGCTGGAGCTGGACCGCCAAGTGGCCGTCTACTGGCCGGAGTTCGCCGCCGAGGGCAAGGGGGCGATCACCCTCAGGGACGTGCTGGCCCATCGGGCCGGCCTCGTCGGTCTCGACGCCGGGTTCACACCGGAGGAGATGGCGGACGACCGGCGGATCGCCGAACGCCTCGCCGGCCAGCGGCCGTTCTGGCGCCCGGGCACGGCCTTCGGCTACCACGCGCTCGTCATCGGGGCGCTGACCGGCGAGGTCGTACGCCGGGTGACGGGTCGTACGCTCCAGGAGGTGTACGAGGAGCGGGTCCGCGCCCCGTACGGGCTGGATCTGTTCCTGGGGTTGCCGGAGGAGTTGGAGCCCCGCTTCCGTACCGTGCTGCCGATGATCCCGACGGCCGAGCAGCAGGCCGCGATGGACGCCTCGCCGACCGGTCCGCACACGCTCGCGGCGATCGCGTTCAACGAGCACGTACCGGATCCGGGAGGTCTGACGGACTTCCCCAACTCCCGTGCCGTGCGCGCGAACGGGCAGTCCTCGGCGGGCGGTGTCGGCTCTGCGCGCGGGCTCGCCGGGATGTACGCGGCGGCCATCGGCCCGGTGGACGGGCGGCCGGCGCTGCTGAAGCCGGACACGATCGGCGAGGTGGGGCAGATCCACTCGGTCGGCCGCGATCTGGTGGCCGGTGCCCACAAGGCGTACGGGCTGGGCTTCCAGGCGACCGCCGAGAACTGGTACCCGTTCCTCGGCGCCGGTTCGTTCGGACACAGCGGGGCGGGTGGCAGCCAGGGGTTCGCGGATGCGCGCAGTGGTCTGGCGTACGCGTACACGCGGCGGCGGATGGCGTTTCCGGGTGGGGCGGCGCCGGAGAACGTGGGGTTGGTGCGGGCGGTGCACCGCGCTGCGCCGACGGTCCGACGGGGCGGTTGA
- a CDS encoding cysteine desulfurase-like protein, protein MALDLTALRAHFPSLATGLAFFDGPGGTQTPRPVADAIAATLTGPLSNRGTVSPSERNAERAVADFRAAYADLLHMPANGIVHGRSATQLTYDFSRHLAKGWNAGDEIVLSRLDHDANVRPWIQAAERAGVTVRWIEIDADTTELDLDSYERALSPRTRLVAVTAASNVLGTKPPVRRIADRAHEVGALVYVDGVHYAAHHLVDVPALGADLFVCSPYKFLGPHCGVLAAAPEYLATLRPDKLLPSPDTVPERFEFGTLPYEILAGATAAVDFLAAMDPGTGTSRRERLTWSLRSLHEHEQSLRTRLREGLRAFGDAVTLHSNAPDRTPTLLMTLEGRDAREAQTHLAARDVLAPAGSFYAYEPFTALKLQDPALRVGLAPYNTADEVDRLLDGLAAFL, encoded by the coding sequence ATGGCCCTCGACCTCACCGCCCTGCGGGCCCACTTCCCCTCCCTCGCCACCGGCCTCGCCTTCTTCGACGGACCGGGCGGCACGCAGACCCCCCGCCCCGTCGCCGACGCCATCGCCGCGACGCTGACCGGCCCCCTGTCCAACCGGGGAACCGTCAGCCCGTCCGAGCGCAACGCCGAGCGCGCCGTCGCGGACTTCCGCGCCGCCTACGCCGACCTGCTCCACATGCCCGCGAACGGCATCGTCCACGGCCGCAGTGCCACCCAGCTCACGTACGACTTCTCGCGTCACCTGGCCAAGGGCTGGAACGCGGGCGACGAGATCGTTCTCAGCCGTCTGGACCACGACGCCAACGTCCGCCCCTGGATCCAGGCGGCCGAGCGCGCCGGAGTGACGGTCCGCTGGATCGAGATCGACGCCGACACCACGGAGCTGGACCTCGACTCGTACGAGCGGGCCCTCTCACCGCGCACCCGGCTGGTGGCGGTCACGGCGGCCTCGAACGTGCTGGGCACCAAGCCGCCCGTTCGCCGGATCGCCGACCGCGCCCACGAAGTCGGCGCCCTGGTGTACGTGGACGGCGTCCACTACGCCGCGCACCACCTCGTGGACGTACCCGCCCTCGGAGCCGACCTGTTCGTCTGCTCGCCGTACAAGTTCCTCGGACCACATTGCGGGGTGCTCGCGGCAGCCCCCGAGTACCTCGCGACCCTGCGCCCGGACAAGCTCCTGCCGTCCCCCGACACCGTGCCCGAACGCTTCGAGTTCGGCACCCTTCCCTACGAGATCCTGGCGGGCGCCACCGCCGCCGTGGACTTCCTGGCGGCGATGGACCCGGGTACGGGCACCTCGCGCAGGGAGCGGCTGACGTGGTCGCTGCGCTCTCTGCATGAGCACGAGCAGTCGTTGCGGACGAGGCTGCGGGAGGGCCTGCGGGCGTTCGGCGACGCGGTCACCCTGCACTCGAACGCCCCCGACCGCACCCCGACCCTCCTGATGACCCTCGAGGGTCGCGACGCACGTGAGGCCCAGACACACCTGGCCGCGCGCGACGTGCTGGCACCCGCCGGGTCGTTCTACGCGTATGAGCCGTTCACGGCGCTGAAGCTTCAGGACCCCGCGCTGCGGGTGGGCCTGGCCCCGTACAACACCGCCGACGAAGTGGACCGGCTCCTCGACGGTCTCGCCGCCTTCCTCTGA
- a CDS encoding NADP-dependent oxidoreductase, with the protein MINREWHLLSRPVGWPKPEDFALVEAEIRQPGTGEVLVRNKFLSVDPYMRGRMSAAKSYVAPFELGKAMQGGAVGEVVASGAEGIAVGDHVLHFGGWREYATFDAKQAVKVDPDAAPLSTYLGVLGMTGLTAYAGLLRTASFKEGDSVFVSGAAGAVGSQVGQIAKLKGASRVIGSAGSDEKVKLLVEEYGFDAAFNYKNGPVAEQLREAAPDGVDVYFDNVGGDHLEAAIGQLNVHGRIAICGMISVYNNTEPAPGPKNLARLIQTRGRIEGLLVGDHYDLQPQFVQEVGAWVRSGELKYRETVVEGIENNLEAFLGVLRGDNTGKMIVKL; encoded by the coding sequence ATGATCAATCGCGAATGGCACCTGCTCAGCCGTCCCGTCGGCTGGCCGAAGCCCGAGGACTTCGCCCTGGTCGAGGCGGAGATCCGGCAGCCCGGCACGGGCGAGGTCCTCGTACGGAACAAGTTCCTCTCCGTCGACCCGTACATGCGCGGCCGCATGAGCGCCGCCAAGTCGTACGTCGCCCCGTTCGAGCTGGGCAAGGCCATGCAGGGCGGTGCGGTCGGCGAGGTCGTCGCCTCCGGCGCCGAGGGCATCGCCGTCGGTGACCACGTCCTGCACTTCGGCGGCTGGCGCGAGTACGCCACCTTCGACGCCAAGCAGGCCGTCAAGGTCGACCCTGACGCCGCGCCCCTGTCCACCTACCTCGGCGTCCTCGGCATGACCGGCCTCACCGCCTACGCCGGCCTGCTGCGCACCGCCTCCTTCAAGGAGGGCGACTCCGTCTTCGTCTCCGGCGCCGCCGGTGCCGTCGGCAGCCAGGTCGGCCAGATCGCCAAGCTCAAGGGCGCCTCCCGGGTCATCGGCTCCGCCGGCTCCGACGAGAAGGTCAAGCTGCTGGTCGAGGAGTACGGCTTCGACGCGGCCTTCAACTACAAGAACGGCCCGGTCGCCGAGCAGCTGCGCGAGGCCGCGCCCGACGGGGTCGACGTCTACTTCGACAACGTGGGCGGCGACCACCTGGAGGCCGCCATCGGCCAGCTCAACGTCCATGGCCGGATCGCCATCTGCGGCATGATCTCCGTCTACAACAACACCGAGCCCGCCCCCGGCCCGAAGAACCTCGCCCGGCTCATCCAGACCCGCGGCCGTATCGAGGGCCTCCTCGTCGGCGACCACTACGACCTGCAGCCGCAGTTCGTCCAGGAGGTCGGTGCCTGGGTCCGCTCCGGCGAGCTCAAGTACCGCGAGACGGTCGTCGAGGGCATCGAGAACAACCTGGAGGCCTTCCTCGGCGTCCTGCGCGGCGACAACACGGGCAAGATGATCGTCAAGCTGTGA
- a CDS encoding MarR family winged helix-turn-helix transcriptional regulator, whose protein sequence is MATQKTTARIDPLTLEVVDLIGTVVARYHDEYEDAATGHALTGAQARLLSLLSLEPLPMRRIAQRLKCEPSNVTGIVDRLEARGLVERRPDANDRRVKLAAVTQEGRRVARSLRESLHFAREPLAGLSVAERESLRDLLLRMLAA, encoded by the coding sequence ATGGCCACGCAGAAGACGACAGCGCGTATCGACCCGCTCACCCTCGAGGTCGTCGACCTCATCGGCACGGTCGTGGCCCGCTACCACGACGAGTACGAGGACGCCGCCACCGGGCACGCCCTGACCGGCGCCCAGGCGCGGCTGCTCAGCCTGCTCTCGCTGGAGCCGCTGCCGATGCGGCGGATCGCGCAGCGCCTGAAGTGCGAGCCGTCGAACGTGACGGGCATCGTGGACCGACTGGAGGCCCGGGGCCTGGTGGAACGCCGCCCCGACGCGAACGACCGCCGAGTGAAGCTGGCGGCGGTCACACAGGAGGGACGACGGGTGGCGCGGAGCCTGCGCGAGTCGTTGCACTTCGCCCGGGAGCCGCTCGCGGGGCTTTCGGTGGCGGAGCGGGAGTCGCTGCGGGATCTTTTGTTGCGGATGCTGGCGGCGTAG
- a CDS encoding M14 family zinc carboxypeptidase, producing the protein MRPPRSGPRDASRSALLSFVTIAVTTGALVLTPQPVGADPKPPVREGSSLPQGAAKAPASAAERALTAPVTELSDTRGYPREQVLSPDPVNPADKSIKLGLTPYHAIAPKLNELQRLGDRVSVEVAGRSAGGHRLYLVTVTAPESARQARAQNRMRELIESAPKSAAKDPAVRKTYKTPVFFNNNIHGNEWEGTDAALGLIESLATADDKRTTSLLAHSRLYFNITANPDGRIAGTRANANGFDLNRDFVTASQPEARAMRQIEIDKQPAVMLDLHGYVNGTLIEPTTPPHGENYEYDLFLKNTYANALGMESAVNGLGYTPEKDGVDPAQIPFRDSEEGWDDWPPVFTPQYAAFHGTVAAHTVEIPLAVNNEEYDQLPVTELRRRSAINVDVAGAAMRATLDFVRAHRSSLVADQIEVFRRGATGAAQVPVSEETVPGVPGIGPEDVYTTEFPRAYVIPAGTAQRSATAAARLVDHLLANDVRVTRATQGFRLGGRSYAKGSYVVDMRQPKRGLANVLLADGRDISDKVSVMYDISGWSLGRLWGASVERVVGGRLSAVHTRPVTAAARVGYVAPRGELRLRLDSPQEIAALNSLLKDGVSVRQAADGSALVPGSARRRAKSLATSYDVAFDATRTTRGTPLHRVRVAAAVTAGELFALREMNFDVVPVSTAVLNAGFDWAKTDVLFVSSGLSYGGLNASARTALDGFLAGGHGFVGRGSAGAALSTAAGLLKATAVEGNGDANGVVRVVNSGGAVTGGAPGHSFVYAPVWFTGLGPEVTVEQSYATGNPLVSGHWRPLADGTGGPAAAAGQASVVSGPHTVLFGTEPLFRDHPKGEFPQMGRALLSVF; encoded by the coding sequence GTGCGCCCGCCGAGATCCGGCCCGAGAGACGCTTCGAGATCCGCTCTGCTCAGCTTTGTCACCATCGCCGTCACGACCGGTGCGCTCGTACTCACCCCGCAACCCGTCGGCGCCGACCCCAAGCCGCCCGTCCGTGAGGGCTCCTCTCTCCCCCAGGGCGCCGCCAAGGCCCCCGCGAGCGCCGCCGAGCGCGCCCTCACCGCCCCGGTCACGGAGTTGTCGGACACCCGCGGCTACCCCCGCGAGCAGGTCCTCTCCCCCGACCCCGTGAACCCCGCCGACAAGTCCATCAAGCTGGGCCTCACGCCGTACCACGCCATCGCCCCGAAGCTGAACGAACTCCAGCGGCTCGGCGACCGGGTGAGCGTCGAGGTCGCGGGGCGGTCGGCCGGTGGGCACCGCCTCTACCTCGTCACCGTCACCGCCCCGGAGAGCGCACGCCAGGCTCGCGCCCAGAACCGTATGCGCGAACTCATCGAGAGTGCTCCGAAGTCGGCCGCCAAGGACCCGGCGGTGAGGAAGACCTACAAGACGCCCGTCTTCTTCAACAACAACATCCACGGCAACGAGTGGGAGGGCACGGACGCGGCCCTCGGCCTCATCGAGTCGCTCGCCACCGCCGACGACAAGAGGACCACGAGCCTCCTCGCCCACTCCCGGCTCTACTTCAACATCACCGCCAACCCGGACGGCCGTATCGCCGGGACCCGAGCCAACGCCAACGGTTTCGACCTCAACCGCGACTTCGTCACGGCCTCCCAGCCGGAGGCGCGCGCGATGCGGCAGATCGAGATCGACAAGCAGCCCGCCGTCATGCTCGACCTGCACGGATACGTCAACGGCACGCTCATCGAGCCGACCACTCCCCCGCACGGCGAGAACTACGAGTACGACCTCTTCCTCAAGAACACCTACGCCAACGCCCTCGGTATGGAGTCCGCCGTCAACGGCCTCGGCTACACGCCCGAGAAGGACGGCGTCGACCCGGCGCAGATCCCCTTCCGCGACTCCGAAGAGGGCTGGGACGACTGGCCGCCGGTCTTCACCCCGCAGTACGCGGCCTTCCACGGCACGGTCGCCGCGCACACCGTGGAGATCCCGCTCGCGGTCAACAACGAGGAGTACGACCAGCTGCCGGTGACCGAGCTGCGCCGCCGCTCGGCCATCAACGTCGACGTCGCCGGCGCTGCCATGCGCGCGACCCTCGACTTCGTCCGGGCCCACCGCAGCTCCCTCGTCGCCGACCAGATCGAGGTCTTCCGGCGGGGCGCCACCGGTGCCGCCCAGGTGCCGGTGTCCGAGGAGACCGTCCCGGGTGTCCCGGGAATCGGCCCGGAGGACGTCTACACGACCGAGTTCCCGCGCGCGTACGTCATCCCGGCGGGCACCGCCCAGCGCTCCGCGACCGCCGCCGCGCGCCTCGTCGACCATCTGCTCGCCAACGACGTACGCGTCACCCGCGCGACCCAGGGCTTCCGGCTCGGCGGGCGGTCGTACGCGAAGGGGTCGTACGTCGTCGACATGCGGCAGCCCAAGCGCGGGCTGGCCAATGTGCTGCTGGCCGACGGGCGGGACATCAGCGACAAGGTCTCGGTGATGTACGACATCTCCGGCTGGAGCCTCGGGCGGTTGTGGGGCGCGAGTGTGGAGAGGGTCGTGGGCGGGCGGCTGTCGGCCGTTCACACCCGGCCCGTGACTGCCGCCGCCCGCGTCGGCTACGTGGCACCGCGCGGCGAGCTGCGGCTGCGGCTCGACAGCCCGCAGGAGATCGCGGCCCTCAACTCCCTTCTCAAGGACGGGGTTTCGGTACGGCAGGCCGCCGACGGCAGCGCGCTCGTACCGGGCTCGGCTCGCCGGAGGGCGAAGTCGCTCGCCACGTCGTACGACGTGGCCTTCGACGCGACGAGGACAACACGGGGTACGCCTCTGCACCGCGTGCGGGTCGCCGCGGCCGTGACCGCCGGTGAGCTGTTCGCGTTGCGGGAGATGAACTTCGACGTCGTGCCGGTGTCGACGGCCGTCCTCAACGCCGGGTTCGACTGGGCGAAGACGGATGTGCTGTTCGTGTCGTCGGGGCTGTCGTACGGCGGGCTGAACGCCTCCGCCCGGACCGCGCTCGACGGCTTCCTCGCCGGGGGGCACGGGTTCGTCGGCCGGGGGTCCGCCGGTGCGGCGCTGAGCACGGCCGCCGGTCTGTTGAAGGCGACGGCCGTGGAGGGCAACGGGGACGCCAACGGCGTGGTGCGCGTGGTGAACTCGGGCGGCGCGGTCACGGGCGGGGCGCCCGGCCACAGCTTCGTCTACGCCCCCGTCTGGTTCACCGGCCTCGGCCCCGAGGTCACCGTCGAGCAGTCGTACGCCACCGGGAATCCGCTGGTCTCCGGGCACTGGCGGCCGCTGGCCGACGGCACCGGCGGACCGGCAGCGGCGGCGGGGCAGGCGTCCGTCGTCAGCGGCCCGCACACGGTCCTGTTCGGCACGGAACCGCTCTTCCGGGACCACCCGAAGGGGGAATTCCCGCAGATGGGGCGGGCGTTGCTGTCGGTGTTCTGA